The genomic DNA TACCGAGACGCCTGGCGGCCTTTAGCTCTGGCGACAGGAGGGCCGGACGATTCTCCCTCGAGCAGCGGCAGGTTGGTTGGCTCGTAGAGCAACGGGTGCTTCCACTGACTCTTCGCGCCCCCCTTTTCGATCCAGTCGAGGCAGTTGCTGATGAACTCGGCGGCGTTGGGGCGTTCAAACGAGGTGATCGAGGGACTCAGGTACCTGCCGAGTCCCTCGTTGTCGATGGTGCACACGGACAGGTCGGTTCCGATTTCGATGCCGCGCGCCCTGGCTCCACGCACCACGCCGAGAGCCGCCGGCAGCGTAACGCAGTAGACGGCCGTCGCCCGGCCACGGTTCGACGCGAGCCAAGCATCAGCCGCCGACATCGCCCAGTGGAAAATGTTCTCTTCTGCTGAGCAAGGCTGATCGTGGAGTACTCCGTCGGGCAGTCCACGTTCGCTGAGCCACTCGCGCCAGGCGTCAATCCGCTTCTCGGTAATCGCGTTGTGGCCCTGGACATTCAAGCAGTCGATGCGGCTGTGCCCCAACTCGGCCAGGTGGTCCAGGAGAACAAACGTCTCGCGGGGCGGGAACAGCACGACCGAAGGCACGCCCAGGTCGGTCAGATCCTCTGACAGCGACACCAGTCCATCGGCGTTGGCGAAGAGGTTCGAGGTCCATTCGGGAATCGGCTCCGAGCTCGTGACCAGGAAGACCCCGTCGTACTCCCGAAGCGACTCGGTAATGATGGGATCATCCCAGTGGAGGTAGTTTTGCACTCGCACTCGAGCCTTGTGCGTTCGAGCCACGTGCTCCGATACCGAAAGCCACTGCTGAAGGTCGGGTGAGAACGAATCGGGCGCTAGCGATGGCGTCAAGAACGCGATCTCGACGGAGGGGCGCTCCTGGGCGACGCGCTTCAACCGCGGGCGGCAGTTGGGAGGCCGATCGACCAGCCCCCGCCTCTCGAGTTCTCCGAGCGCCTTACGCAGCGTGACGCGGCTCACGCCGCATTCATCGGCTAGGTCGCGCTCGGCCGGCAGGCCCCCTCGGGAATAGTCTCCGTTCGCGATGCGTCGCTCTAGCAGCTCGGTTACGTGAGTAAGTTTTGACTTCGCCATCGACCGCATTTCTCATTCAGCGTCCGCAGCATCAGCCCGACTGACATCGGGGGCGCTCTAGGTGGACAAACAATTCGACAGAAGATGCGCCCGTGCGGCCCGACCGCGAAGCGTACCCATGGCAGCTTTGGCGCAACGACGGGTCGGCCCGACTTCGGCGCCCCGGCTTCCCTAGCCCTCTCTTTTTTTCGGCAGTGTACTCATTGAAGTCAATGGAGTCTTGCCGAGCCCGCGGACCCCGTTGGGCAAGTGGGTCGTCGAACGCAACACCGAGCCTTCCTTCCTGGCCCCGCTTCCGAAAGAAATTCCTTTCTTTCTGATCGCAGGATGGTTGCGTTGTGTACCATTTTTGGTATAGTTGCGTCTGGCGGTGGGTCGCACGCGTTCTCATACTCACGACCTGCAGACCTGCTTTTCACTGTCTTTCGACCACTAGCTTCGGTCTTTCGATCAAGATTTGCTCTCCACTCTCAATGCGTCGTCATTCGGGCCTTAGCCCTCAGGCAACGCTGGCGGCGACCCGGCAACCAACCCATTCGATGGAGCTCGTCCAGCGGCCCAAGGGGCAGTCGGCCAAAGGCGAACTCGCAGGACAGGGGCAAGATCGTCCCACGGCGATTTTGCCCCTGCATTTCGTAGCCAACCACTTCTAAGGCCGTCATTTCAAGCCTTGCCCACGCCGCCTTGCGCCTGCGTCGATGATTCGAGCGGGGCTTGCGGGGAACTCGCTCTTACGAAGGAGACCCACTCCGATGCTTGACGAGAATTGGGATGCCCAGATGAGAGTCGCCACTCGGAGGCGAGCCGCGTTTCGCCGCGGGTTTACCCTCGTTGAGCTACTTGTGGTGATAGCCATAATCGGGGTGCTGGTGGCGTTGCTGCTCCCCGCGGTCCAGGCCGCGCGGGAATCGGCGCGACGCGCCCAGTGCATCAATCAAATGAAGCAGTTCGGGCTGGCGATCCTTAGCTACGAGACCTCCAACCGTGCATTCCCCCCCGGTTCGGTGACCTACGGGCTGTGGGGATTCCGCAATCCGGACCAGCATCCGTTCGACTGCCCTCGTTCCGAGTCCTCCAAGCACGATTGCAGCGGCGAGAACTGGGCGATTGAGTCGCTGCCCTACCTCGAGCAGCAAGCCCTCTACGACTTGTACGACCACGACGAGCACAACCTGGAGGAAGGCGACCCGGACGGAGACGGGCAGATCAACCAAAAGGTCCGCGACGCCCCGTTGGGCATCATGCTGTGTCCCACCGACACGTTCGCGAACGAATGGGGCGGCGCCATCGCCGCTGGTTCCTACAAGGCGGTCGCCGGCGTTATTACTCAGCAGGGAGGCTGGATCAACTGGACAAGCCCGTACGACGGTTCTGGCAACCCGATGCCCGACAAAATGAAAGAGGTTTGGAGCAGACGTGGGCTGTTCCACAACACCGGGGCGCCGGGCCTCGCCCCGTCGGAGATGCGGCACGTAACTGACGGAACGAGCAAGACCTTCATGGTGGGCGAGTTTCATGCTACCGGCGCCAACCCGCCGAGGCCTGCTTACTGGGCGCTGTCACAGCGATGGTACGCACGCGGTGAGGCCTTTGCCGACCCCCTTCTGAGGACGACGGACCTCGACAGCTGCCTCGAGAAGCTTGCTACCGTTCCGAAGTGGGCTTGCAGCCGGGCGTTTGGATCGACCCATGCCGGGAGCGGGGGCAATTGGCTGCGCATTGATGGCTCGGTCGCGTACGTCACGACGGATCTCAACGGAGAAATCTACGAAGCATTCGCAACCATTGCCGGCGAGGACGGGCTTCAATGACGCGTCTCCGAAGAAGCCCCGCTCGGGCCCGCGTTCGTATCAACCAACGGGAGCTAGGTGGCGCTACGCGTCGCGACCCGATCGCCAGCGGCCACTTCATGCCCGCTGCGTTGGGCGTTCTATTGCTGCTGGGCTCGGGCTGCAGCCCGTCGAAGTTCGATTTCGCCGACGTCGAGGGCCGCGTGCTTCTCGATGGCGAGCCTGTCAGCGATGCGAAGGTCGTTTTCATGCCGGTCGGCATGAATGAGGAAGGCGAATCGGGCCCCTATTCTCACGGGGTCACCGACTCAGACGGACGATACGCGCTGAAGACGCAAGACGAGGATGCCCGGAGCGGGGCCGTTGTCGGTCGGCACCGGGTAATCGTAAGCACGAAGCAGGCGCACCTAGACCCCAACACGATGGATCGCGAAATCATTGACGTCCCCGAGTCAATCCCGTGGAAATACACCTACTACAAGGAGACGCCGCTGGCGGTGGAGGTTCCGCCTGGCGGGACAAAGGACGCCGACTTTGTCCTGGAGTCTCCGCGCTAGCTGTGACGCTAGACCAACCTTGAATGGCGGAAACAGATGCCGCTCCAAACTAGAATCAGTCAACAGAGCGGTGGTGTGAGAAGGCCCGCCTGCGGTCCGGCCCCTGCGTGGACCTGTCGGGCCGCGGTTGCGGCGGTAGCTCTGTTGGCGGCGCTCGCTTCAGGGATCGCCGCAACCGCGGGCCAGCAGCCGCGGCAAACGCACCCAAACGTCGTCATCATCCTGGTCGACGACATGGGCTACGGCGACCCTGGCTGCTTTAATCCTGAGTCACGCATCTCTACCCCAAATATCGATGGGCTTGCCGTGGCGGGCATGAAATTCCTCGACGCTCACGCCCCGGGTCCGCTGTGTCACCTCTCTCGGTATGGGTTGCTAACGGGCCGCTACCCATTCCGCACCGACGTGACACGCTGGCCAACGGAGCCAGTGATCGAAGACGGACAAGAAACGCTCGCGACCCTCGCGAAACGTGCTGGGTATCACACCGCCATAGTCGGCAAATGGCACCTTGGGTTCAAGGAGCGGGGCTACGATCAGCCGCTCCACGGAGGTCCGGTAGACCACGGCTTTGAGACGTTCTTCGGCATGCGCGCGTCGACCGACATTCCCCCCTACTTCTACATCCGCGGCGACCGGGCGGTCGAAGTTCCGACCGACTCGGTCGAGGATGAGTTCTCCCCGGACTGGTCACCGATCCAAGGCCGTAGGCGACTTGGCGGAAAAATCGCGCCAGGCATGCAGCTAGACCAGACGCTCCCAAGATTCACCGACGAGGCCATTGCGGTCATTCGTGAACACGGCAAGAGCGGCAGGCAAGGGCCGCTGCTCCTCTACCTGGCGTACCCCGCGCCCCACACTCCGTGGCTCCCGTCGGCAGAGCATCGGGGGCAGAGCGACGCGGGCCTCTACGGCGATTTCGCCGAGATGGTCGATTCCGAAATCGGGCGCGTTACGTCTGAGTTGAAGGACTCAGGGATCTGGGACGACACCCTGATTGTATTCGCATCAGACAACGGCCCGTGCTGGTCCGAAAAGGATGTGCAGCGGTTTGGCCATGATTCGGCCGGCGGACTCCGGGGCATGAAGGGCGACGCCTGGGAGGCCGGCCACCGGATGCCGTTCATCGTGTCATGGCCGCGAGTCGTCGAGCCCGGCTCCTCGACAGAGCAGACCGTCTGCTTCACGGACCTGCTGGCGACGTTCGCGAGCATCGTCGGAGAAAAACTCGACGACCAAATCGCTGTGGACAGCTACAACCTCTTGCCGGTGCTCCTGGGGTTTCATCCAGACGAGCGGCCCATACGACCACCGGTGGTTACCCAAGCAGGGAGCGCTCCAGAGATGTTCGCGATCCGGGGCGGCAAGTGGAAGCTCATCACAGGCCTTGGGTCCGGAGGATTCTCGAAGCCGAAACGGATTGCCCAAGATAGCGATGGGCCATCCGGGCAGTTGTACGATCTCGATGCCGATCTGCGTGAAGAGCGAAACCTGTACGCGGAACGGCCCGGCGTCGTCGAGAGAGCGGTCGAGGCCCTCAACCTCACCAGGGCTCAGCCGACGCCGCGCACCTCGCTGATCCCTGGTGCGGTCGACGCCAGCGGACTCGATAGGAAGGTGATGTGCGGCTACCAGGCGTGGTTCAATACTCCCGACGATGGAAGCGCTCTTGGGTGGAAGCACTGGGCTCGTCGCGCAGGAGACCGGTTCGGGCCTGGCAATGCAACGGTCGATCTGTGGCCGGACGTGAGCGAACTAGACGCCGATGAGCGATTCGCGACCGGGTTCACGCTGGCCGACGGGACGCCGGCCGAAGTGTACAGCAGCGTCCATCCCAAGACGGTCCTCCGCCACTTCGGTTGGATGCAAGAGCATGGGATCGATGGCGTCTTCCTGCAACGATTCGCGAACGGCCTGAACGAAGGCCCCGTGCTTGAAAACAAGAACTCCGCACTGAGGAGCGTCCGCGGCGCGGCTCTCGCAACCGGCCGGGTCTACGCAGTCATGTACGACCTTTCGGGTTTGCGAGCCGGGGAGACCCAGCGCGTCTACCGGGACTGGGAGCGACTCTCGGAAGAAGAGCGGTTGACCTCCGATTCGCAGTACCTGTCTCACAACGGCAAGCCACTTGTAGCTGTGTGGGGCATTGGTTTCCACGACGGCGGCAAGCCACGAGACTATTCACTGGAAGAATGCCGGACGCTCGTCTCGCGTCTCAAGCAAAGCGGCTGCGCCGTCATGCTCGGTGTGCCGACAGGCTGGAGAACGTTGTCTCGCGACTCCGTCAAAGACGCCGCGCTGCACGAGATCATCCTGATGGCGGATGTCGTGAGTCCGTGGACCCCAGGCCGATACCGCGATCGCAACGGCGTGCGCGAGCACGCGAGGAATTGGTGGCAGCCGGATGTCGAGTGGTGCGAGAAGCACGAAGTCGACTATTTACCCGTCGTTTTCCCCGGGTTTAGTTGGCACAATCTGACGGGAGCAAAGCTCGCGGAGATACCGCGCGAGGGAGGACGTTTCCTCTGGTCGCAGTTCGTCGCGGCGAAGAAAGCCGGCGCGTCGATGGCGTATGTCGCCATGTTTGATGAAGTCGATGAGGGGACAGCAATCTTCAAGTGCACGAACAACCCGCCCGTGGGCGAGGGAGTTGACTTCCTGACCTACGAGGGGCTGCCCACCGACCACTACCTGTGGCTTACCGGTGAGGCAGGCCGCATGTTCCGCGACGAGCAGCCGGCGTCGGCAAGGCTGCCTGTGAGGGAGCGATGAGTTTCGCCAGAACCGACAGCGACCAGTTCGCCGCTTAGTGGCGGCGGCTCCCTACCAGGACGACACGATCTAGGACGAAACTCCGCTGAGATCCAATCCAGGCGGGTTGGGTTTGGGCTGGCCGCCCTGCATTTCAGCCTCCAAATTGAGAGTGAGACATCATCGGACCAATACTCATGAAGAACAGAACTCCCGTCTGCCTGCTGCTGCTTTCAGCCGCCCTCGCTTTGATCGCGATTCCGTGTAGCTTTGCGGAAGAGCAACCGCCCAGCAGGCTGACCCCCTTCGTCGATCCGCTGGTCGGTTCTGACGCCCATGGCCACGTTTTCGTAGGCGCCAGTGTGCCGTTCGGCGCGGTGCAACTCGGTCTGACGAACTTTCACCAAGGGTGGGACTGGTGCTCCGGCTACCACTTCTCCGACGACGTCGCGGTGGGTTTCTCGCACTTACACCTCAGCGGGACGGGCATTCCCGATTTAGGGGACATCGTCATCGCCCCCTTTGTCGGGGAGGTCAGCGTTGAGCGCGGCAGCCACGAGGCGCCGGAACCCGGCTACGCGTCACGCTACTCGCACGATCAGGAAACTGCCAAGGCGGGCTACTACGCGGTCACGCTGCTGGACGACGGTATCAGGGCCGAACTCACAGCGACGGAGCGGGTTGGCTGGCACCGCTACACTTTCCCGGCGGGCGTGATCCCACGCATCGCTCTGGACCTTGAGTTTGAGAACGGGAACGGCCGAGCGGTCGACACGGGTATGAGAGTGATAGACGCCGACAAAGTCGAGGGGCGCCGATTCTCCACCGGGTGGGCGAAAGACCAACGGGTGTTTTTTGCGTTGCAGGCGTCAGAGCCAATCGCGTCGGTCGAATTGTTCGGCAAGGGTGAAAGGATCAGCGAGTCGGATGGCGGCGCTAAGAACAACCCCGATGTAGCGGTGATGACTTTCGCTGAGGGGGTTAGGACCATCCTGTTGAAGGTGGGCGTCTCGCCCGTCAGCGAGGAGGGGGCGATGGCGAACATCCGCGCCGAAGCGCCGGGGTGGGATTTCGACGCCGCTGCGGCGGCCGCCGATTCTGCTTGGGAGAACGCCCTGAGTCGAGTCCGGTTCGATTCGTCGGACCAATCGCAGGTGCGGACATTCTACACGGCTCTCTACCACACGATGATCGCGCCTGTTCTGTACAACGACGCCAGCGGCGACTACCTCGGCGCCGATAAAGAGGTTCGACGCGAAGCCGGCCACGAGAACTACTCGATTTTCTCGCTGTGGGACACTTACCGGGCAGCCCACCCGCTGCTGACGCTGACCCAGCCTCAGCGGGTGCCCCAAATGGTAAACTCCATGCTGGCCATCAACCGCCAGCAGGGGAAACTTCCGGTTTGGCACCTGCTCGGGAATGAGACCGACACCATGGTCGGCTACCACGCCGTGCCGGTCATTGTTGACGCGATCCTCAAGGGCTTTGAAGGCATCGACGCCGAAGAAGCGTTCGCCGCAGTCAAGGCGACCGCCATGCGCGACGAGCGCGGGCTGAAGTTCATCAAGGAACGGGGCTACATCCCGGCCGACGCCATGCGCGAGTCGGTGGCTCTCGCCATGGAGTACGCCATCGACGATTGGGCGATCGCCCAGCTA from Posidoniimonas polymericola includes the following:
- a CDS encoding DUF1559 family PulG-like putative transporter, with amino-acid sequence MIAIIGVLVALLLPAVQAARESARRAQCINQMKQFGLAILSYETSNRAFPPGSVTYGLWGFRNPDQHPFDCPRSESSKHDCSGENWAIESLPYLEQQALYDLYDHDEHNLEEGDPDGDGQINQKVRDAPLGIMLCPTDTFANEWGGAIAAGSYKAVAGVITQQGGWINWTSPYDGSGNPMPDKMKEVWSRRGLFHNTGAPGLAPSEMRHVTDGTSKTFMVGEFHATGANPPRPAYWALSQRWYARGEAFADPLLRTTDLDSCLEKLATVPKWACSRAFGSTHAGSGGNWLRIDGSVAYVTTDLNGEIYEAFATIAGEDGLQ
- a CDS encoding GH92 family glycosyl hydrolase — translated: MKNRTPVCLLLLSAALALIAIPCSFAEEQPPSRLTPFVDPLVGSDAHGHVFVGASVPFGAVQLGLTNFHQGWDWCSGYHFSDDVAVGFSHLHLSGTGIPDLGDIVIAPFVGEVSVERGSHEAPEPGYASRYSHDQETAKAGYYAVTLLDDGIRAELTATERVGWHRYTFPAGVIPRIALDLEFENGNGRAVDTGMRVIDADKVEGRRFSTGWAKDQRVFFALQASEPIASVELFGKGERISESDGGAKNNPDVAVMTFAEGVRTILLKVGVSPVSEEGAMANIRAEAPGWDFDAAAAAADSAWENALSRVRFDSSDQSQVRTFYTALYHTMIAPVLYNDASGDYLGADKEVRREAGHENYSIFSLWDTYRAAHPLLTLTQPQRVPQMVNSMLAINRQQGKLPVWHLLGNETDTMVGYHAVPVIVDAILKGFEGIDAEEAFAAVKATAMRDERGLKFIKERGYIPADAMRESVALAMEYAIDDWAIAQLARRLGQQEDYDYFLERSQHFRKYFDEETGFMRGKRSDGSWNAPFDPFFSKHRADDYCEGNAWQYLWLVPHDPEALIELLGGAERFATRLDELFEQAPTKNAEASLDMSGFIGQYVHGNEPSHHIAYLYPYAGQQWKTAERVRQIMDRMYSDQPDGLCGNEDCGQMSAWYVFSAMGFYPVDPVGGQYVLGSPIADRVTIELDGGESFRVVANNNTPSNVYLQSAVLNGKPLEGPFLSHREIVSGGELVLEMGPEPNRTLWHAAMARAHRPDRRN
- a CDS encoding sulfatase-like hydrolase/transferase codes for the protein MAALASGIAATAGQQPRQTHPNVVIILVDDMGYGDPGCFNPESRISTPNIDGLAVAGMKFLDAHAPGPLCHLSRYGLLTGRYPFRTDVTRWPTEPVIEDGQETLATLAKRAGYHTAIVGKWHLGFKERGYDQPLHGGPVDHGFETFFGMRASTDIPPYFYIRGDRAVEVPTDSVEDEFSPDWSPIQGRRRLGGKIAPGMQLDQTLPRFTDEAIAVIREHGKSGRQGPLLLYLAYPAPHTPWLPSAEHRGQSDAGLYGDFAEMVDSEIGRVTSELKDSGIWDDTLIVFASDNGPCWSEKDVQRFGHDSAGGLRGMKGDAWEAGHRMPFIVSWPRVVEPGSSTEQTVCFTDLLATFASIVGEKLDDQIAVDSYNLLPVLLGFHPDERPIRPPVVTQAGSAPEMFAIRGGKWKLITGLGSGGFSKPKRIAQDSDGPSGQLYDLDADLREERNLYAERPGVVERAVEALNLTRAQPTPRTSLIPGAVDASGLDRKVMCGYQAWFNTPDDGSALGWKHWARRAGDRFGPGNATVDLWPDVSELDADERFATGFTLADGTPAEVYSSVHPKTVLRHFGWMQEHGIDGVFLQRFANGLNEGPVLENKNSALRSVRGAALATGRVYAVMYDLSGLRAGETQRVYRDWERLSEEERLTSDSQYLSHNGKPLVAVWGIGFHDGGKPRDYSLEECRTLVSRLKQSGCAVMLGVPTGWRTLSRDSVKDAALHEIILMADVVSPWTPGRYRDRNGVREHARNWWQPDVEWCEKHEVDYLPVVFPGFSWHNLTGAKLAEIPREGGRFLWSQFVAAKKAGASMAYVAMFDEVDEGTAIFKCTNNPPVGEGVDFLTYEGLPTDHYLWLTGEAGRMFRDEQPASARLPVRER
- a CDS encoding LacI family DNA-binding transcriptional regulator; the encoded protein is MAKSKLTHVTELLERRIANGDYSRGGLPAERDLADECGVSRVTLRKALGELERRGLVDRPPNCRPRLKRVAQERPSVEIAFLTPSLAPDSFSPDLQQWLSVSEHVARTHKARVRVQNYLHWDDPIITESLREYDGVFLVTSSEPIPEWTSNLFANADGLVSLSEDLTDLGVPSVVLFPPRETFVLLDHLAELGHSRIDCLNVQGHNAITEKRIDAWREWLSERGLPDGVLHDQPCSAEENIFHWAMSAADAWLASNRGRATAVYCVTLPAALGVVRGARARGIEIGTDLSVCTIDNEGLGRYLSPSITSFERPNAAEFISNCLDWIEKGGAKSQWKHPLLYEPTNLPLLEGESSGPPVARAKGRQASR